The following coding sequences are from one Virgibacillus necropolis window:
- a CDS encoding PTS lactose/cellobiose transporter subunit IIA, giving the protein MNNEQISFEIISKAGDAFSKLMEALKLQRLGKSEEVEQCISESEKLINEAHNIQTELIVNESRGEKNEFSVLLIHAQDTLMNSILLMTVTKEMVEMYNMLKVEER; this is encoded by the coding sequence ATGAACAATGAACAAATATCGTTTGAAATAATTTCAAAAGCAGGTGATGCATTCAGTAAATTAATGGAAGCACTCAAATTACAACGGTTGGGAAAAAGCGAAGAAGTAGAACAATGTATCTCTGAATCTGAAAAGTTAATCAATGAAGCACATAACATTCAAACAGAGTTAATTGTAAATGAGTCAAGAGGAGAGAAGAATGAATTTTCCGTACTCCTCATACATGCTCAAGATACTTTAATGAACAGCATATTATTGATGACTGTTACTAAAGAAATGGTAGAAATGTATAATATGCTGAAAGTGGAGGAGAGATAA
- a CDS encoding PTS sugar transporter subunit IIB: protein MGMDKLHILLLCNLGSSTGIMVSKMKEVARNSAKLKKVDINIEAHPAGELREYIDKFDVILLGPQIAHRYDELEAIADQKNTPIGIIDSRDYGSINAGNILKQSIVMKMNK from the coding sequence ATGGGAATGGATAAACTTCATATACTACTATTATGTAATTTAGGATCGTCTACGGGAATTATGGTTTCGAAAATGAAGGAAGTAGCTAGAAATAGTGCAAAACTTAAAAAGGTTGATATTAATATTGAAGCACACCCTGCAGGCGAATTAAGAGAGTATATTGATAAATTTGATGTAATTCTTTTAGGACCTCAAATAGCACATAGATATGATGAACTGGAAGCAATCGCTGATCAAAAAAATACACCTATAGGAATTATTGATAGTAGAGATTATGGGAGCATCAATGCAGGAAACATCCTGAAACAATCAATCGTAATGAAAATGAATAAATAA
- a CDS encoding PTS sugar transporter subunit IIC yields MSLIFSRLEKRITKLQKKIAPIAAKIEQQRHLASIKNGVKDLTFILLVGSFFLMVYILCNYLESVFGMTLISNMQILRMPIQLTFGMLSIYAAITVSYRHAKSYDMPILIPIFSSILVTGIAAGAINLNGIDLEQLNSKGFLLAILLSLLIVEIYNKFLQYEARGILRKVPEGSIYTMKILFPIIILSSVFLLINDLFNHFTGYSNGLDFVFSILLSEISSIDTPIMVFIIVFIEMLFWYIGINGYAVLASFVLPISTFYLAENVKLTMSGQEAEYIFTPNFWDYFASLTGSGLVGALVVLALFSKLDSIRSTGKTSVIPSIFSISEPILYGLPICFNIYLFIPFVIGTPILATLQWYVFKWGWVNIPIVHVADAPTPFAQVISTMDFRAIILILVIFILAVAMYYPFFKMYEKSVEKQKEKEQDSRFDDLDLDF; encoded by the coding sequence ATGAGTTTAATATTTTCGCGATTGGAGAAAAGAATAACAAAATTGCAAAAAAAAATAGCTCCCATTGCTGCGAAAATCGAACAACAAAGGCATCTGGCATCTATTAAAAATGGTGTCAAGGATTTAACGTTTATTCTGTTAGTAGGTTCGTTTTTCTTGATGGTTTATATACTTTGTAACTATCTAGAAAGTGTTTTTGGGATGACTTTAATCAGTAATATGCAAATTTTGAGGATGCCTATTCAATTAACATTTGGAATGCTATCCATTTATGCTGCAATAACAGTTTCCTATCGACATGCTAAATCGTATGACATGCCGATTTTGATTCCTATTTTTTCTAGTATCCTTGTAACAGGTATTGCAGCAGGAGCAATAAATTTGAATGGAATTGATCTTGAACAACTAAACTCAAAAGGATTTCTCTTAGCAATTTTATTATCATTATTAATCGTTGAAATTTATAACAAGTTTTTACAATATGAAGCAAGAGGAATTTTAAGGAAAGTCCCAGAGGGCAGTATATACACAATGAAGATTTTGTTTCCCATTATTATTTTGTCAAGTGTATTTCTATTAATTAATGATTTGTTTAATCATTTTACAGGTTACTCAAATGGACTAGATTTTGTATTTAGTATTTTATTAAGTGAAATCTCATCTATTGATACACCTATCATGGTATTTATCATAGTATTTATCGAAATGTTGTTTTGGTACATTGGCATAAATGGATATGCGGTGCTTGCTAGTTTTGTACTACCGATATCAACATTTTATCTTGCAGAAAATGTAAAACTAACCATGTCTGGGCAAGAAGCTGAATACATTTTTACACCAAATTTCTGGGACTATTTTGCAAGCTTAACAGGCTCTGGTTTAGTAGGAGCATTAGTTGTTTTAGCGTTATTTTCCAAACTGGACAGTATACGTTCTACTGGTAAAACTTCTGTAATACCTAGTATTTTTTCTATTTCCGAACCGATATTATATGGGTTGCCAATTTGTTTTAATATTTACTTGTTTATCCCTTTTGTTATTGGTACTCCTATTTTAGCTACATTACAATGGTATGTTTTCAAATGGGGCTGGGTAAATATCCCGATTGTACATGTAGCAGATGCTCCAACACCGTTTGCACAAGTTATTTCCACGATGGATTTCAGAGCGATTATCTTAATACTTGTTATTTTTATTTTGGCGGTGGCCATGTACTATCCGTTTTTCAAGATGTATGAAAAAAGTGTAGAAAAGCAAAAAGAAAAGGAACAAGATAGCAGATTTGATGATCTTGATTTAGATTTTTAA
- a CDS encoding aldo/keto reductase gives MKYIDIKGTKNNQTVTLSCSNIVMGTADFLKPDNMKEAEVLLDRYVELGGNLFDSARHYRHSEKVLGMWMGSKKNREEVHILTKGCHPVREAPGTPRVSPENIDEDLMTSLEYLKTDYVDLYALHRDNPEKPVGPIMEALHRHVEAGRIRAIGFSNWELDRIMEADNYAKENGLTRISFNSPNLSLAKPLRPRWENCVSANGNMIEWHNETEIPLLSWSAQAGGLFSGRFNPESRDNQEMVEVYYSEDNWERYERVKQLAEDKNVEPIQVSLSYVLNQKFPSCAIIGPANVAELESSLKGAEIALTEDEVNWIDLKK, from the coding sequence ATGAAATATATTGATATAAAAGGCACAAAGAACAATCAGACTGTCACGTTATCCTGCTCTAATATTGTGATGGGGACAGCTGATTTTCTGAAACCGGATAATATGAAGGAAGCCGAAGTATTATTGGATAGATATGTGGAATTAGGTGGTAATTTATTCGATTCAGCAAGGCATTATCGGCACAGTGAAAAAGTACTTGGTATGTGGATGGGATCGAAAAAAAACAGGGAGGAAGTACATATTTTGACCAAGGGATGTCACCCAGTCAGGGAGGCTCCAGGTACACCGCGTGTATCTCCTGAAAATATCGATGAGGATTTGATGACAAGCTTAGAGTATTTGAAGACAGATTATGTTGACTTATATGCTCTTCATCGTGATAATCCTGAAAAACCAGTCGGGCCAATCATGGAAGCTTTACATCGACATGTGGAAGCTGGAAGAATCAGGGCTATCGGATTTTCTAATTGGGAACTTGATCGAATAATGGAAGCGGATAATTATGCAAAAGAAAATGGTTTGACTCGGATTTCGTTTAACAGTCCTAATTTAAGTTTAGCAAAACCTTTAAGACCTCGCTGGGAAAATTGTGTTTCAGCTAACGGGAACATGATTGAATGGCATAATGAAACCGAGATTCCATTGTTATCCTGGTCTGCCCAGGCTGGGGGTCTCTTCTCTGGCAGATTTAATCCCGAAAGCAGAGATAATCAGGAAATGGTTGAAGTATATTATAGTGAAGACAACTGGGAGAGGTATGAGCGTGTGAAACAGCTTGCTGAGGATAAGAATGTTGAACCAATCCAGGTCTCTCTATCCTATGTACTTAACCAAAAGTTTCCTTCCTGCGCTATTATAGGACCCGCAAATGTTGCTGAATTGGAGTCATCTTTAAAAGGAGCAGAAATTGCACTGACCGAAGATGAAGTTAATTGGATAGATTTAAAAAAATAA
- a CDS encoding sugar phosphate isomerase/epimerase family protein, translating to MTLKSKLAAQMYSVRLEFEKDCEGTLRRLKDIGFEAIQLDGMRGNDPEKVAELIRKYDLKVAGMHIKHDRFFNDLDNVLYEAYLFQCKTIYDKYIDDEDQHEEGYKKTKKKLLEVARDLSPLGFRVGVHNPEYDYNNQVNGRKLLDYLTDPVDGICIYSEPDTYWMTVAGENPVETLKKYSGRAPILHLKDYKEGFESDDMDNNLVEVGLGDVNMEEVIQWGEWNGVEFYCIEQDYSKIGIFESLKQGFEHILHLGNKIKS from the coding sequence ATGACACTTAAAAGTAAACTGGCCGCACAAATGTACTCGGTCCGCCTTGAGTTCGAAAAGGATTGCGAAGGAACATTGAGAAGATTGAAGGATATAGGTTTCGAAGCTATCCAACTGGATGGCATGAGGGGCAATGATCCAGAAAAAGTAGCGGAATTAATACGCAAGTATGATCTTAAAGTGGCAGGAATGCATATCAAACATGACCGCTTCTTCAACGATCTTGACAATGTATTATATGAAGCGTATTTATTTCAATGCAAAACAATCTACGATAAATATATTGACGATGAAGACCAGCATGAAGAAGGTTATAAGAAAACGAAAAAAAAATTATTGGAAGTGGCTAGAGATTTAAGTCCATTGGGTTTCAGAGTTGGGGTTCATAATCCAGAATACGATTATAATAACCAGGTGAATGGACGTAAATTACTTGATTATTTAACTGATCCTGTGGATGGAATTTGTATTTATTCAGAGCCTGATACCTATTGGATGACTGTGGCGGGAGAAAATCCTGTTGAAACACTAAAAAAATATAGTGGACGGGCACCGATTCTGCACTTGAAAGATTACAAAGAAGGCTTCGAATCAGATGATATGGATAATAATCTTGTTGAGGTCGGTTTAGGTGATGTCAATATGGAGGAAGTAATCCAGTGGGGAGAATGGAATGGTGTGGAATTCTATTGCATTGAACAAGATTATTCCAAAATTGGCATTTTTGAAAGTCTGAAACAAGGATTTGAACATATTTTACATTTAGGGAATAAAATTAAATCGTAA
- a CDS encoding MgtC/SapB family protein gives MLTDIFDEEFIESIIKLLVALLLAGIVGFEREINRHSAGFRTHILVGVSSCLMMILSINGFQHFMENYSEVRFDPARIPSYVISGIGFLGAGTIVVHGGTIHGLTTAASIWTVAGLGLIVGNGMYKEAIVATLVILLSLVVLKKFSKSLNKNYNEVICEVLIKEENLMQFIEDITKRSIHIRKYVITDEPEELKRIKLYIEGVNKKKDSGLLELLANKNVFKKVEIEYRA, from the coding sequence TTGTTAACAGATATTTTTGATGAAGAATTTATCGAATCTATAATAAAGCTATTAGTTGCCCTTCTTCTAGCTGGCATAGTTGGCTTTGAAAGAGAAATTAACAGGCATTCCGCTGGGTTCCGGACTCATATATTAGTAGGAGTAAGTTCGTGTCTGATGATGATTCTATCAATTAATGGTTTTCAACATTTTATGGAAAATTATTCGGAAGTTCGTTTTGATCCAGCCCGTATTCCATCTTATGTAATAAGCGGTATTGGATTCTTAGGAGCTGGTACTATTGTTGTACATGGTGGTACGATTCACGGGCTCACTACTGCTGCATCTATTTGGACCGTGGCCGGTTTAGGATTAATTGTTGGAAATGGAATGTACAAAGAAGCAATCGTTGCGACACTGGTCATTCTTTTAAGTCTAGTGGTATTGAAAAAATTTAGTAAATCCCTAAATAAAAATTATAACGAAGTGATATGTGAAGTATTAATAAAAGAAGAAAATCTGATGCAATTTATAGAGGATATTACTAAGCGCTCAATTCATATCCGTAAATATGTAATTACTGATGAACCAGAAGAACTTAAAAGAATCAAACTTTATATAGAAGGAGTAAATAAGAAAAAGGATTCAGGTTTATTAGAACTATTAGCTAATAAAAATGTTTTTAAAAAAGTCGAAATTGAGTATAGAGCTTAG
- a CDS encoding metallophosphoesterase family protein, whose product MELIREKNGNLRILQLTDLHIGQLPFDNDDIRTFDHIKKVSNEYNPDLIVITGDLIWSEGIEKPGKSFEELIKVLNSLQKPITVTYGNHDTEENITRSDLRELEKKLDYKVNKKHSYIVEERESYCIELRDESQELLNVLYVIDSGAVDPLRIGTYEYVHPKQVNWFYDVSNFYKQEKSKKTEDLLFLHIPLPEYKDAWKNGQVYGYKYEEVSSPVLNTGLFTSLLLDKQVKGVFCGHDHDNDFDAIYHGIKLCFGRVSGFNCYGELSRGARIIELQSNESFKTYLI is encoded by the coding sequence ATGGAACTTATTAGGGAAAAAAACGGTAATTTAAGGATTCTACAATTAACAGACTTACATATAGGTCAGTTACCTTTTGATAATGATGATATAAGGACTTTTGATCACATAAAAAAAGTCAGCAATGAATATAATCCCGACTTGATAGTAATTACTGGTGATTTGATATGGTCAGAGGGTATTGAAAAACCCGGCAAAAGTTTTGAAGAATTAATTAAAGTGTTAAATAGCCTTCAAAAACCAATAACAGTAACTTATGGCAATCATGATACAGAAGAAAATATAACTCGATCTGACTTAAGAGAATTAGAAAAAAAACTAGATTATAAGGTTAATAAAAAGCATTCTTATATTGTCGAAGAACGAGAGTCATATTGTATTGAATTAAGAGATGAGAGTCAGGAGCTTTTAAATGTGTTATATGTCATTGATAGTGGTGCAGTCGACCCGCTAAGAATCGGTACTTATGAATATGTGCATCCGAAACAAGTAAATTGGTTTTATGACGTTTCAAACTTTTACAAACAAGAAAAATCAAAAAAGACAGAGGATTTATTATTTTTACATATCCCTCTTCCTGAATATAAAGACGCGTGGAAGAATGGACAAGTATATGGTTATAAATATGAAGAGGTTTCATCCCCTGTACTTAATACTGGTTTATTTACATCATTATTATTGGATAAACAAGTAAAAGGGGTTTTTTGCGGACATGATCATGATAATGATTTTGATGCAATTTATCATGGTATAAAACTCTGCTTCGGTAGAGTATCGGGATTTAATTGTTATGGGGAACTTTCAAGAGGAGCCAGAATAATTGAATTGCAATCAAATGAATCTTTTAAAACATACTTGATTTAG
- a CDS encoding endonuclease/exonuclease/phosphatase family protein translates to MNFSLQLMSYNIKYDSAEENEGWSERRKLVGKIIKQQNPDLIGMQECLYHQITDLQEMLSGYSWIGFGREGGSKGEFTPIFYKKKRFRVIEYDHVWLSDTPNKIASKTWGNIVPRIVTWVLFLDKDTKKTFYQINTHFDNHSALARVKSAELINKIINDFNPQFPILLSGDFNVGCNSEIYSYFTKEGSFVDVWDTAIKTENSSLGSFNDFHNLTGGKDRIDWILMKAKANVNFVKLVNDTVNNQFPSDHFPVVTSLYYMD, encoded by the coding sequence ATGAATTTTTCTCTTCAATTAATGAGTTATAACATTAAGTATGATTCAGCCGAAGAAAATGAAGGTTGGTCTGAAAGAAGGAAACTAGTCGGTAAGATTATAAAACAACAGAACCCTGACCTAATAGGTATGCAAGAATGCTTATATCATCAAATAACAGATCTGCAAGAAATGTTATCAGGATACAGTTGGATTGGATTTGGTAGAGAAGGAGGAAGTAAAGGAGAGTTCACACCTATTTTTTATAAGAAGAAAAGGTTCAGAGTAATAGAATATGATCATGTTTGGTTATCGGACACACCGAATAAAATTGCATCTAAGACATGGGGGAATATTGTTCCAAGAATTGTAACTTGGGTTCTCTTTTTAGATAAAGATACAAAAAAGACATTTTATCAAATAAATACACATTTTGATAACCACTCAGCACTAGCACGTGTGAAGAGTGCAGAATTAATAAATAAAATAATAAATGACTTTAATCCTCAATTCCCCATCCTGTTGAGTGGTGACTTTAACGTTGGCTGTAATTCAGAGATTTATTCTTATTTCACTAAAGAAGGTAGTTTTGTTGATGTCTGGGATACAGCAATAAAAACAGAAAATAGTTCTTTAGGAAGCTTCAATGATTTTCATAATCTAACAGGTGGAAAAGATCGGATAGATTGGATTTTAATGAAAGCTAAAGCAAATGTGAATTTTGTGAAGTTAGTGAATGATACAGTGAATAATCAATTCCCTAGTGATCATTTCCCTGTTGTTACGAGTTTGTATTATATGGATTAA
- a CDS encoding histidinol phosphate phosphatase domain-containing protein, whose translation MKVDYHLHLEEGPYSVSFLNNTYRAIQYFYPVDTAHQGTKEGMNENIALLSERFKHTEFSEWWLELYLEEALRKGLKEVGIVDHLYRFRDTRDYFLKYIDVDSKEIGEQQLDWLNKVMVRDLHEFVDMIQSQKNRWRKKGIELRLGMEADYFEGGEEELQKLLEGYPFDYVIGSVHFLKGWGFDNPQLQHRFKNYNLVEIYEKHFNTIIKAAKSKLFDFLAHLDNLKVFNYRPDESQLAGIYEKVAKTLAEHDVATEVNPGLYYRYPVKEMCPSPRFMEILVKHGVKFTTSSDSHFPDQIGIYNEEIQELLRSNGINNLVTFENRKRIMKPFL comes from the coding sequence ATGAAGGTAGACTACCATTTGCACCTTGAAGAAGGTCCATATAGTGTGAGTTTTCTAAATAACACTTATCGGGCTATTCAATACTTTTATCCAGTTGATACCGCTCATCAAGGCACAAAAGAAGGAATGAATGAAAATATTGCACTGTTAAGTGAGCGGTTTAAGCATACGGAGTTTTCAGAGTGGTGGCTTGAATTATATTTAGAAGAAGCATTGCGAAAGGGTTTAAAAGAAGTTGGAATTGTCGATCACCTCTATCGCTTCAGAGACACGAGAGACTATTTTTTAAAGTATATCGACGTAGATTCAAAAGAAATAGGTGAACAACAATTAGATTGGCTTAACAAAGTAATGGTTAGAGATTTGCATGAATTCGTTGACATGATTCAATCCCAGAAAAATCGCTGGAGGAAAAAGGGGATTGAGTTGCGCTTAGGTATGGAAGCAGATTATTTTGAAGGTGGAGAAGAAGAATTACAAAAATTATTGGAAGGATACCCATTTGATTATGTAATTGGTTCAGTACACTTTTTAAAAGGATGGGGCTTCGATAACCCACAATTACAACATAGATTTAAAAATTATAATTTGGTAGAAATATATGAAAAACATTTTAATACCATCATAAAAGCTGCTAAAAGTAAATTGTTCGATTTTCTTGCCCACTTAGATAATCTCAAAGTGTTTAATTACCGTCCAGATGAATCGCAATTGGCAGGAATATATGAAAAAGTAGCAAAAACACTTGCAGAACACGATGTAGCTACGGAAGTAAATCCAGGTTTATATTACAGATATCCTGTAAAAGAAATGTGCCCAAGTCCAAGATTCATGGAAATATTGGTGAAACATGGTGTGAAATTTACTACTTCTTCTGATTCCCATTTTCCAGACCAAATAGGTATATATAATGAAGAAATTCAGGAATTGTTACGTTCAAATGGCATTAATAACCTAGTTACCTTTGAAAATCGAAAAAGAATTATGAAACCATTTTTGTAA
- a CDS encoding DUF4091 domain-containing protein — translation MKLFCFSSLEKVFLDGPVHGVEQPQGSCLLGEKYAIQIAFYVDKVNTPIQLDLKTELQEQINVYKVEHVPSELPNGEGHDQDIITGKPGLFPDVLQSSRLPVQFSRLKTDVWYSFWIEFETANPKLSGTHDILFTLDYENKYGKQITSRTFQLEVIAKKLPKSTIKHTEWIHTDCLMNYYQIEAFSDEYWELVDKYISMAVVHSQNMMLTPIFTPPIDTNIGGERRTVQLVDIKKNSDEYEFDFTNLQKWSDICKKNNVQYLEIIHLFTQWGAKSTPKIEVTVDEEKVNFFGWETASASKEYILFLQQFIPSLIEWLKENEWDNNVYFHISDEPSIDDIEHYQEASNCVRKLVKGYPIIDAMSDYYLYKKGLVDIPVVANNQIRIFLDNKTSPLWTYYCGAHNYKVSNRFFDMPSYRNRILGYQLFKYNIDGFLHWGYNFWNTQYSKKAINPYEITDAEVSFPSGDSFVVYPGEKGPLPSLRLKVINEAFQDFRAMQAIENIYGRNAVDELIEKYLPNLSFDEYPKNQKYIFSIREHINKLIKDSMKTECGK, via the coding sequence ATGAAATTGTTTTGTTTTAGTTCATTAGAAAAGGTATTTTTAGATGGCCCAGTTCATGGAGTCGAACAACCACAGGGATCTTGTTTGTTGGGAGAGAAATATGCAATACAAATTGCATTTTATGTGGATAAGGTAAACACTCCGATCCAGTTAGATCTGAAGACAGAACTACAGGAACAAATTAATGTATATAAGGTAGAACATGTTCCCTCAGAATTACCGAATGGTGAGGGACACGACCAGGATATTATTACTGGTAAACCTGGTTTATTTCCAGATGTACTTCAATCAAGCAGATTACCGGTTCAGTTTTCCAGATTAAAAACGGATGTCTGGTATTCTTTTTGGATAGAATTTGAAACTGCAAACCCTAAATTAAGCGGGACTCATGATATTTTGTTCACACTAGATTATGAAAACAAATATGGAAAACAAATCACATCTAGAACGTTCCAGTTGGAAGTAATTGCCAAGAAGTTACCTAAGAGTACTATTAAGCACACAGAATGGATTCATACGGATTGTTTAATGAATTATTATCAAATAGAAGCATTCAGTGATGAATATTGGGAGCTTGTTGATAAATATATTAGTATGGCAGTGGTTCATAGTCAAAATATGATGCTTACACCAATATTTACACCCCCAATTGATACGAACATAGGTGGGGAAAGACGGACTGTGCAACTTGTGGATATAAAAAAGAACAGTGATGAATATGAATTTGATTTTACAAACTTGCAAAAATGGAGCGATATTTGTAAAAAAAATAATGTTCAATATTTAGAAATCATTCATTTATTTACGCAATGGGGGGCTAAATCTACACCTAAAATAGAGGTTACAGTTGACGAAGAAAAAGTGAACTTTTTTGGGTGGGAGACCGCTTCAGCATCGAAAGAATATATTTTGTTTTTACAGCAATTTATTCCATCATTAATAGAATGGTTAAAGGAAAATGAATGGGATAATAATGTTTATTTCCATATCTCTGATGAACCATCAATAGATGATATTGAACATTATCAAGAAGCTAGTAATTGTGTAAGAAAATTGGTAAAAGGTTATCCAATTATAGATGCGATGTCAGACTATTATTTATATAAAAAAGGATTAGTGGATATTCCGGTTGTCGCAAATAACCAAATAAGAATTTTTCTCGATAATAAGACGTCACCTCTGTGGACCTACTATTGTGGTGCACATAATTATAAAGTATCCAATAGATTTTTCGATATGCCATCCTATCGAAATAGAATTCTTGGTTATCAATTATTTAAATATAATATTGATGGTTTTCTGCATTGGGGCTATAACTTCTGGAATACACAGTATTCAAAAAAGGCTATTAACCCCTATGAAATTACTGATGCAGAGGTCAGCTTTCCTTCGGGTGATAGTTTTGTAGTATATCCAGGCGAGAAGGGACCTCTTCCTTCTTTGCGGTTAAAAGTAATAAATGAGGCTTTTCAAGATTTTCGAGCAATGCAAGCAATAGAAAATATTTATGGAAGAAATGCAGTCGATGAATTGATAGAGAAGTATTTACCAAACTTAAGTTTTGATGAGTATCCCAAAAATCAAAAATACATTTTTTCAATAAGAGAACATATAAACAAGTTAATTAAAGACAGCATGAAAACGGAGTGTGGAAAGTAG
- a CDS encoding glycoside hydrolase family 125 protein produces MYEGVLKAANDIVQQQIADEKVRNMFQKCFGDMLRNSIKELDDGSIFVVTGDIPAMWLRDSTCQLRPFMIFAGQFEDLDALIVSTINKQMSLILTDPYANAFNAEPNGNRWDDDIPLQKPEIWERKYEIDSLCFPFQLAYQYWKYTGQVEIFDDTLKKAMETVISVWRTEQDHENKSDYRFQRPGTEDLPNNGLGSNVGYTGMTWSGFRPSDDACNYHFLISSNLFAIRILEIMEEIAEKVYRDSILSTNANQLANEIADGVQKYGIVTIDKSTQIYAYEVDGLGNHILMDDSNIPSLLSLPLLTNISKDDGIYQATRDYILSNLNPYYYKGQFAEGIGSPHTPNQQVWPIAISVEGLTAIEDNEKWGKIKLISENDAGTNLVHESFHVDNPDLFTREWFSWANSMFCELVLDFCGYKIKYK; encoded by the coding sequence ATGTATGAAGGAGTATTAAAAGCAGCAAATGATATCGTTCAACAACAAATTGCAGATGAAAAAGTACGGAATATGTTTCAAAAATGCTTTGGGGACATGTTAAGGAATTCAATTAAAGAGCTGGATGATGGGAGTATTTTTGTTGTAACTGGAGATATACCGGCGATGTGGCTGCGCGATTCCACCTGCCAATTACGGCCATTTATGATATTTGCAGGTCAATTTGAAGATCTTGACGCTTTAATTGTAAGTACTATTAACAAACAGATGTCTTTAATATTAACTGATCCTTACGCAAATGCTTTCAATGCGGAGCCGAATGGAAATAGATGGGATGATGATATTCCTTTACAAAAGCCAGAAATATGGGAACGAAAATACGAGATTGACTCACTTTGTTTTCCATTTCAGCTAGCCTATCAATATTGGAAATATACTGGTCAGGTAGAAATTTTTGATGATACTTTAAAAAAAGCAATGGAAACTGTTATTTCGGTATGGAGAACAGAGCAGGATCATGAAAATAAATCTGATTATCGTTTTCAAAGACCAGGTACCGAAGACTTACCTAATAACGGTTTAGGCTCTAATGTGGGGTATACTGGAATGACCTGGTCGGGCTTTAGACCAAGTGATGATGCATGTAATTACCATTTTTTAATATCAAGTAATTTGTTTGCTATTAGAATCCTGGAAATTATGGAAGAAATTGCGGAAAAAGTTTATCGTGATTCAATACTTTCAACAAATGCAAATCAATTGGCAAATGAAATAGCAGATGGTGTACAAAAATATGGAATTGTGACCATTGATAAAAGCACACAAATATATGCTTATGAGGTTGATGGACTGGGAAACCATATTTTAATGGATGACAGTAATATACCAAGTTTATTGTCACTGCCATTGCTTACTAATATTTCGAAAGATGATGGAATTTATCAAGCAACCCGGGATTATATCTTGAGTAATTTGAATCCATATTATTACAAAGGGCAATTTGCAGAAGGAATTGGAAGTCCACATACACCTAATCAGCAAGTATGGCCAATTGCTATATCAGTAGAAGGTTTAACAGCCATTGAAGACAATGAAAAATGGGGAAAAATAAAATTGATTAGTGAAAATGATGCAGGTACCAATCTTGTGCATGAGTCTTTTCATGTGGATAACCCTGATTTATTTACCCGTGAATGGTTTTCATGGGCAAATTCTATGTTTTGTGAGTTAGTGCTAGATTTTTGTGGATATAAAATAAAATATAAATAA